The DNA segment AAGGGGAGAATTAAAGCGGGTACAAGGACTAGCTGTGGCGACAGAATTACCTGCACATATACCCCAGCGCATGGCAAATCGGGCTGAGAATTTGTTACGTACAGCAGGTTTGCGGGTATCTATGCAGGCGTTACGTGAAAAAGGTGTTGCACCAGGGGCGGGGATTTTTTTAACGGCTGAGTATTGTAATAGTTTGACGGGTTTTGGTGGCTTTGGACGTTTGCGATTGTCTTCTGAAAAAGTAGCAGAGATTGCTTGCGGACAACTATTACAATTCCATGAAACTGGCGCACCAGTTGATGAACACCTAGCAGATCAATTATTATTACCGGCGGTTCTGGCTTCCGAGTCCAGTCAGTATAAAGTGGCTGAGGTGAGTACACACTTAACAACTAACGCCGCAGTCATTGAAAAGTTTGGCTTAGGAAAGATTACCGTCAATCAAGCAGAAAGGGTAGTGGCGATCGCCTCTAGTAAAGTTTAATCCTACTTCCAAATAATAGGAGCGATCGCCGCCATGAACAAGAGAAAAGCTATTTCTAAAACGTAGCTGATAAAGACACTGCGATTTAAAAGACCATCCCAGAGATAGCCTTGGCGCTTGGGGTTATTGGTGCGCTTGTGGGTATGCGACCAACTACTGTAAATCCCAGGGGTTTTGAAACTATATGTATTAGTGAGAATATACTCAATTTCGTAAACGCGGGGATAGAAACCGCGCTGAAAGTGTTTCCATTGACTTTCGAGAATCCAGAAAAATAGGGGAATCGTGCAACCGATGAGAGCGATCGCTGTAGCGTTGGGTCTTTGCTGTAACATCAATGTTAAAACACCACCAGTCCCAGTAATTCCCAGTGCTTTGATTACCCAAATCTGCTTGTTGTAGTCTTCGATAGTGTTTTGCAGAAAAAAGTATTCCTCCTTGAGCAAGTTTAATTCAAAATCACTCAGGGGTTGAGACTGGGTTTCAGTTGGTAATGGGTAAGACATTGTTGTTAGTAGAGTTCACTGAGATGAAGTTAGCATAAACAGGGCTGAGTGCAAAAGATGAACGTAAAATGCTTACCTTAGATGTGTTTCCCCTAGTACAGCAATTCAATCATCCTAGAAAGACCCCTCCCCCAACCCCTCCCCGACGCGGAGAGGGGAGCTAATTCTCCCCCTTCCCTCGTAGGGAAGGGGGTTGGGGGGTTAGGTTTGTGATTACTGAATCGATATTCTAGTGGCTTAAGATGTTCAAATACTCGCCCACGAGATAAAAATACTCGCCCACGAGACAAAAATACTCGCTCACGAGATAAAAATACTCACCCACGAGATAAAAATACTCACTCACGAGATTCTAATACTCACTCACGAGATTCTAATACTCACTCACGAGACAAAAATACTCGCCCACGAGACAAAAATACTCGCCCACGAGATAAAAATACTCGTGAACGAGATGCTGATACTCGTGAACGAGAATTATAAACTGAACAATAAAGTTACAATTTAAGTCAGTAAATTAAACCATGTCTATAAAACACACTCACTAGAAGTTAGGTAAGCAACATTTAATCTTTCTCTCTATCCCTTTCTCTTTCCCCAAAATCAGCATTTCACTATCCGGCACACCATGATCAACTGGAATGACTACCTAGAATCACTCTGCAAAGATTATGCCCAATGGTGGAATGCTTACACGTTGACGGATGTAGTAGGACAGCAGCGAATTGAGCAGAAGCGATCGCCCCTACTGTTAGATTTTATAGTGCAGACGGTACAATCTGCCAAGGAAGAAAGGAGCGCCAGCCAGGAGCAAGTTGAGCGTTTAGACGTGCTAGCAGGGTTGCGAAAGTATGCTCAAGAACACGTTTTGCTAGTAGGGCGACCAGGTTCAGGGAAATCGACAGCTTTATTGCGGTTATTGCTAGAAGAAGCGGAGAGACCCCTCCCCCAACCCCTCCCCGACGCGGAGAGGGGAGTATTAGCTCCCCCTTCCCTTGCAGGGAAGGGGGTCGGGGGGTTAGGTCAAATCCCCATCCTAGTAGAGTTGCGCTATTACCAAACCTCAATCCTAGACTTGATTCGGGATTTCTTGAAACGCCATTGCCTACTACTAGACACTGCAACCATAGAACAACTGCTGTTTGACGGGCAATTTTTGCTGCTGGTAGATGGTATCAACGAATTACCCTCAGAGAAAGCGCGACAAGATTTATATAAATTCCGGCAAGACAACCAAAAAACCACGCCGATGATATTCACCACGCGGGATTTAGGCGTGGGGGGTGATTTGGGCATTACCAAGAAGCTGGAAATGCAACCCCTGACAGCAGAACAAATGCAGCAATTTGTCCGCGCCTATTTGCCAGCACAGGGTGAACAGATGTTGCAGAACTTAGGCGACAGGTTGCGGGAGTTTGGGGAAACACCGTTGCTGCTGTTTATGCTGTGTTTATTGTTTGTTGAAACAGGAGACATCCCGCCGAACTTGGGTTTGCTGTTTCGCGAGTTGACCCAACGTTATAAGAACGAGTTGAAGCCAAATGTCCCAGTTAAAGGTGTGTCACGGGATCATTGGTCATGGTTATTACAACATTTGGCGTTCAACATGACCAAAGGGGATAAGCTGACAGAATTGAATGTTGCCATACTCAAGTCAAAAGCAGAGGAAGTTTTAACGCAGCTTTTGAAAGATGAAGGATTTAATCCACCCCGTGACCAAGCATCAGAATCGTTGAAAGATTTACTCAACCATGATTTAATTCAACTGGCTGCAAATGACCAAATTGAATTTCGCCACCAACTAATTCAGGAATATTACACCGCCGAATGTTTGCTCAAGCTGTTACCAAGCCTCAGTGATGACTCTCTCCAGCGAGAGTATTTAAATTATTTAAAATGGACTGAACCCCTAAAATTGATGCTGGAATTGGTGGATGATAGGGCGCTGGCGGTGCGAGTGGTGAACTTAGCCTTAAAGGTAGATTACCAGTTAGGCGCAAAGTTAGCAGGTGCAGCAAAGCCAGAGTTGCAGCAGCAGACAGTTGATTTAATACCTGGGTTAAAAATTCCTTTATTATTCAAAATCTGCCTTCTAGGTTTAACTAAATCTGAAAAAGCAATTTCTCATCTCAATCCATTACTAGAAGATGAAAACTCCTCTGTGCGTGATAGTGCGGCATCTGCCCTGGGAGAAATCAAATCAGAGGCGGCGATTCCTGGGCTAATTAAATTACTAGAACATGAAAACTCCTCTGTGCGTTATAGTGCGGCATCTGCCCTGGGAGAAATCAAATCAGAGGCGGCGATTCCTGGGCTAATTAATTTACTAGAACATGAAAACTTCGATGTGCGTTATCGTGCGGCATCTGCCCTGGGAGAAATCAAATCAGAGGCGGCGATTCCTGGGCTAATTAATTTACTAGAACATGAAAACTCCTCTGTGCGTTATCGTGCGGCATCTGCCCTGGGACAAATCAAATCAGAGCAGGCTATTCTAGGGCTAATTAAATTACTAGAACATGAAAACTCCTCTGTGCGTTATCGTGCGGCATCTGCCCTGGGACAAATCAAATCAGAGCAGGCTATTCTAGGGCTAATTAAATTACTAGAACATGAAAACTCCGATGTGCGTTATCGTGCGGCATCTGCCCTGGGAGAAATCAAATCAGAGCAGGCTATTCCTGGGCTAATTAATTTACTAGAACATGAAAACTTCGATGTGCGTTATAGTGCGGCATCTGCCCTGGGAGAAATCAAATCAGAGCAGGCTATTCCTGGGCTAATTAATTTACTAGAACATGAAAACTTCGATGTGCGTTATAGTGCGGCATCTGCCCTGGGAGAAATCAAATCAGAGGCGGCGATTCCTGGGCTAATTAATTTACTAGAACATGAAAACTTCGATGTGCGTTATAGTGCGGCATCTGCCCTGGGAGAAATCAAATCAGAGGCGGCGATTCCTGGGCTAATTAATTTACTAGAACATGAAAACTTCGATGTGCGTGATAGTGCGGCATCTGCCCTGGGAGAAATCAAATCAGAGGCGGCGATTCCTGGGCTAATTAATTTACTAGAACATGAAAACTTCGATGTGCGTTATAGTGCGGCATCTGCCCTGGGAGAAATCAAATCAGAGGCGGCGATTCCTGGGCTAATTAATTTACTAGAAGATGAAAACTCCGATGTGCGTTATAGTGCGGCATCTGCCCTGGGAGAAATCAAATCAGAGGCGGCGATTCCTGGGCTAATTAATTTACTAGAAGATGAAAACTCCCCTGTGCGTAGAAGGGCGGCATCTGCCCTGGGACAAATCAAATCAGAGGCGGCGATTCCTGGGCTAATTAATTTACTAGAAGATGAAAACTCCCCTGTGCGTAGAAGGGCGGCATCTGCCCTGGGACAAATCAAATCAGAGGCGGCGATTCCTGGGCTAATTAATTTACTAGAAGATGAAAACTCCTCTGTGCGTTATAGTGCGGCATCTTCCCTGGGACAAATCAAATCAGAGCAGGCTATTCTAGGGCTAATTAAATTACTAGAAGATGAAAACTCCTCTGTGCGTAGAAGGGCGGCATCTGCCCTGGGAGAAATCAAATCAGAGCAGGCTATTCCAGGGCTAATTAAATTACTAGAACATGAAGACTCCGATGTGCGTTATCGTGCGGCATCTGCCCTGGGAGAAATCAAATCAGAGCAGGCTATTCCAGGGCTAATTAAATTACTAGAAGATGAAGACTCATTTGTGCGTTATCGTGCGGCATCTGCCCTGGGAGAAATCAAATCAGAGCAGGCTATTCTAGGGCTAATTAATTTACTAGAAGATGAAGACTCCTCTGTGCGTTATCGTGCGGCATCTACCCTGGGACAAATCAAATCAGAGCAGGCTATTCCAGGGCTAATTAATTTACTAGAAGATGAAAAATCCTCTGTGCGTGATAGTGCGGCATCTGCCCTGGGAGAAATCAAATCAGAGCAGGCTATTCCAGGGCTAATTAATTTACTAGAAGATGAAAACTCCTCTGTGCGTGATAGTGCGGCATCTGCCCTGGGAGAAATCAAATCAGAGCAGGCTATTCCTATGCTCATGAATCGGTTAGAAAATGAAGAGTTTGTGTCAGCAAATAATGGGAATACTTTGTATTCTGCACTAGAAGCACTGGAAGCAATACAAGAAAACTGTCAATACTATAGATGTCTCACAGAACAGAAACCACAACTATATCTTCCCCCATCCCAGCCAAGTAAAACATCCCTAATGTACATCCTCCACCTCTCAGACCTGCACTTCGGCACACCTGACGAAGCCAACAAGTGGTCTAACCAACTAGCGATGGACTTGAAACAAGAACTCCAGATTCCTCACCTTGATGCCCTCATTCTCTCCGGCGACATCGCCAACAAATCAACCCCCGACGAATACGCAGCCGCCCAAAAATTCCTTGATGAACTTCGCCAAGACTTCTCCCTCAAATTTGAGCAAATTATCATCGCCCCTGGTAATCATGACCTCAATTGGCAAATCTCAGAGGAAGAAGGTTACATCCCAACACTTCGCAAAAAATATCAAGAGTCAATGGATGAGAGTTGTGTAATTGATGATGGTGGTGCATATATTGCAGTTGTAGATCCAGAAAACCACAAAAGACGCTTTGAACACTTCAGCAACTTCTACCAAGCCATTAAAAACCAACCCTATCCCCTAGAGTATGAGAAGCAATACACCCTAGACCATTTCCCTAACCAAAACCTACTCATTCTAGGCTTAAACTCCGCTTGGCAATTGGATCATCATTACAAATCCCGTGCCAGCATTAACATAAATGCACTCACCAACGCCCTCACAGACATTCGCCGCAATCAATATTATCAAAACTGCATCAAAATAGCAGTATGGCATCATCCCCTAGATAGCGCCTGGGAAGACCGCATCAAAGACCAAAGCTTCATGGAACAGTTAGCCGTCGCAGGTTTCCGCTTCTTCCTCCACGGACACGTCCACAAAGCCGAAACTAGCCTCTACCGTTATGATATGAGTGCTAACGGTCGAAAACTTGACCGCATCTGTGCAGGTACTTTCGGCGCACCCACCCGCGAACTTAACCCCGGTTATCCCTGGCAATACAACCTGCTGAAATTTGCAGACAATAAACTAACCGTCTACACCCGCCGCCGCGAAGAACTCAACGGCCCATGGAAACCCGATGCACGCTGGCTAATGGGTGCAGGGCAAAATCCATTACCCTACTACGAAGTAATGATGGATTACACGTAGTGGTATGGCAAGGCTAAAATGTTGCATTTTTTTCGGGAAATGGTATGAGTCTCAAATGGAGACTCACCTGAATTTTGAATTGATATCACTTCTCCTGAAACGTCCACACCCCTTCATCCCATTCTGAATCTGTTGGAGGTGATTGTAACCAATGCTGACAGCGTAGCAGATGCAACATCGCGGCTTTGTCATGTTTATCAACTGCTAAAACATTGGCAAATTCTGCTCTTGCTAAGGAAAATTGACGTTGCAGGTAATATTCCCGTCCCTTGTGATAATGCTCAATTACCTGCAATTTTTCACTAGCAATGGGGTCAGAACGTAAACCAATTAACTCGTATATAGATACTGGCTCATTTCTGCCTTTAACACGGATAAAATCTAGTTCTCTAGCCCAAATATTTTCCTGGCATGGTTTAAAAGTATTATCACTGAGAATAATGTCGCAACCATACTGCTTACTCACACTTTCTAAGCGGGAACCCAGATTCACACCATCACCAATAGCTGTAAATTCCATACGTTTACTAGAGCCAATGTTGCCACTAATTACGGTGTCGGAATTGATGCCAATACCGATATTGATTCGGGGTTTATTAGCTGCATAACGTTTTTGATTAAATTCTTGTAAGCGATGACGCATTTCTATAGATGTTTTTACAGCCATCCAAGCGTGTTCTTCTAAGGGCAAAGGTGAACCAAACACGGCCATAATCGCATCACCGATGTATTTATCCAGAGTGCCTTTGTGTTTGAATACAGCCTCTACCATCGACTCAAAATATTCATTGAGCATACTTACGACTTCTTCGGCTTCCAGATTTTCCGTCAAAGTGGTGTAACCGCGAATATCCGAAAAGAGGATGGAAACTTCTTTGCGATCGCCTCCCAGTTTAGCATCGTCTAATTTCAGCAATTCCTCGGCTAATTCCTGAGTCATGTAGCGATACATCGTACTCTTGAGGCGCTTCTCATCGCTAATATCTTCCATCACCACCAACGCGCCGCAGACTTGCTGGGGATCGCTAGCATCGGCAATGGTATTAATCGATAGGTTAATGCTATTTTGTGCTGCTTCAGTGCTTACTAGTGTGCGGTCTGGGTAATATTGCTGGCGGCCTTTGAGGTCTGTCCCATGTAAGGCATCTTGACACCATTTGCTAAAATCGCCTTCTTTAATGGCGATCGCCTCACTGATGAGTTTACCTTCCAAACGATCTTCTGATTCCAGCCCCAACAAACGCTGGGCGCTTTCATTCGCTGCAATAATTGTCCCAGACTTATCTGTGGAAATCACACCGTTGGACAAACTCCGCAGAATATCCCGTTGCATTTGCTCTTGTTGCTTGACTGTGGCAAACAACTGAGCATTTTGTAAAGCCACCCCGGCTTGAATATTAAAAGCTTCCATGAATTCTTCGTCGTTGCGGTCAAAACTCGCTTGGAAGCATTCGGGCGCTATCGGCCAAGTTTCTGGATTATAGGGGGGGAACTCTCCGGTTTTCTTTTTATTTACCAGTTGGGTCACACCAATTAATTCTTGGTCGCCGTTAAATACAGGCATACATAATAAACTACAGGTGCGGTAGCCATTTTGCTGGTCGATTTGTTTGGCAGTTGCCGAGTCTGGATGGTCGTATAAATCAAAAGGGATGTTGAGTTTTTGACCGGATGCGGCGACGATCCCGGCAAAACCTTTACCTATGGGAACGCGCAACTCCTTAGTAGAACCATTATCTTGAGTAATTTTCGTCCATAATTCATGGCGATCGCGGTCTATCAGCCATAAGGTACTGCGATCGGCGTTCATCAGTTCCTTGGCTTCATCCATTACCCGTTTGAGGGTATCTTCTAAATCCAGACTACTTTGGCTCAGAGACTTTACCGCCTTCATCATCGCCGCCGCCGCCCTTTGTTTTTGCGTCGCTATATAAAAGGAGCGTGACGACTCCAAAATCAAGCGAATTGAGGGCGCAAATTCTTGAAACAATTGCTCATCTGCACTGGTAAAACCTTGATTATCAATCCGTTCTGCTAGCAGTGCATCAGGAGGACTGTAAGGTTTTAATTTGTTGAGTAACTGTACCACCGCGACTAATCGCCCTTGCTCACTCAATAGCGGTAAAGCCAGCATTGTATATGTGCGGTAGCCAGTGATTTTCTCTTGTTTTTGGGCAAATATCGACCGAGGATCGTGATAAAAGTCAAAGGGTATATTAACTACTTGTTTAAAAGTAGCGACTTCACCGGCAATCCCCTTGTCGGCGGGGATGCGAATTTCTAGGGAGCGATCGCCTTCTCCGGCGGCGACAATCGACCACAATTCTTGTTTTTCTTCATCTAGCAAAAATATAGTCGTCCGATCTGCCCCCAACAATTCCCCAGTTTTTAAGGTAATTGACTGCAACATCTCTTGCAGGATATTTTCAAACCCGTGAGAATCCAACATTGACAGGGTTTGATGCACAATTTGGAGTTTTTGCTCGACTTCTGTAACAACTTGTTTAAAAGTATCCTGAGTTAAGGGAGCAAGAAATGTCGAAATAGTACCTTTTCTGCGGGCTAGTGTGCCGACAGGAGCCGAAGTTTCTGGCAAGTTTTGCTCTTGGTTTTGCGTACCTAAGATCAAATCGCCAGTCTCCCCAAAATTACGCTGTTGCAATGACATAGGTAATTTTTGATATAACAGGATTAAGACTTTTAAGAATTTATTTAAGTGTTGCTAAAAGCAACGAGCGATAGACATTACACACAGTGTAATCTGTAGTTCAGCCATCGTCATCCGGCTCTATTCCTGGTTTAGCCTAATTTATAGTCCTCATCCACAAACTACTGTACTTCCAGTAAAAATGTATAGACAATAACCCGGAGGCGATTATTAAGTTAATAGTTATACCAAAATATTAAGCTATTACTTGCTTGACCGACTCTACTCATAGGGGTAGTGTATAAATCATAGTTCCCAATTTTGTAGGTCAGGCAACACTTTTCAGTAAAAAATATTAACCTCTCATCCCTCGGTCTATTCCCTTTTTCATATTTGGTGGTGTAAGAAGCTTATAGAAACGGCCGGCTGCTAAAAAATTGTGAAATTACTGCATAAAAATGGAAACCGTTACTGATAAGTACACAGATGGATTAGTTTTTTTCGGAACATCCAGATAAAAAATATCCCTAATATAGGGTGCGTCAGTCAGATAAAATCCGGAAATACCACGAAATTATTCATATTTACGCACTCTACTAAAAGCTATTTTGGGATAATGTATTTTTTGTGTTCCCTTACTTAACAGTTGTATTTTCCATTACTTGTGATGAAGTTTTTGTGACTTGGTTGCAATGCTTCTGCCTTGTCAGATTCAATTCCTATGTTTTGCAAGGGGGGTACATCAATATGACAGCTTACACATTAAGACAAGCTAATTCTTGGTTCAACATTGGCGCAATATCAAAGTTGGGAACTATATTTGCCGTTCATGATGGTGATGATCGACCAATCAGCCCCGACCCAAGGGACATTGCAGATGAATTTGACGAAATATTTAACCCATCAGCAAAGCCGAAAAAAAAGGTTGTTAATCCGGATGCTGATCCGTCAACATCTCCCGCAATCGACCCTGATTCTGAATAATAAACCTATGTAGTTTGCATAAATATCTTTGTGAGGAGGTAGGGGGAATAGGGGGAATCTTTCTGTAATTTTTTTCCTTGCTCCCCCCTCCCCACTTTTGTGCCTCATCTCCCTGTCCCATTCCCTATTTTTCAGCTAGTAAAGACGCTAAATAACTGAAATGACTCAAAACGGCAAAGGTAGTTCATGGCAATTGAACTTAGCAATTTCCCTAACATCTGCTGGTGTTATAGGCATAAGTATCGCTTCTTCTGTTGCTCAATGCGCCTTTGCTCAAAGTGTCATTATTCCTGATCAAACCTTAGGTAATGAAAGGTCTCAGGTGAGTGAAAACTACAATAATAATCCCACCGAAGCAGTTACAGGAGGATCGGTTCGGGGTAATAACCTATTTCATAGTTTCCAAGAATTTAACGTTAATGAAGGACGTTCAGCACTTTTCGTAGCTCCTAACAGTAGCATCCAGAACATTTTTGTCAGAGTTACAGGTAATAATCGCTCTGATATTTTCGGGAAGTTAGAGACTTCTGGTGTCAATGCCAATTTGTTTGTGATTAATCCCAATGGGATTTTTTTTGGGCCGAATGCCACACTGAATATAGGTGGTTCTTTCGTGGCGAGTACAGCTAGTGGAATTCAGTTTGGCGATCGCACCATTTTTAGCGCCACTTCTCCCCAACCTTTATTAACCATGAGTGTACCTATTGGACTGCAATTTGGCAGAACAGGGGGAGAGATAAATGTGCAAGGGGAATTAGCAGTTCCCACAGGCAAAACCCTGGCATTAGTAGGTGGAAATGTAACTCTAGATGGTGGTAATGTTAGCTTTCTCCGGCGTAGGACAATCAAGGCAGAAAGTGGCCAAATCGCTATGGGGGGAATACTAGGAGTAGGTACAGTAGGAATAAATTTGAATGCTAATAACGACATCAACAACCA comes from the Nostoc sp. PCC 7120 = FACHB-418 genome and includes:
- a CDS encoding HEAT repeat domain-containing protein; its protein translation is MINWNDYLESLCKDYAQWWNAYTLTDVVGQQRIEQKRSPLLLDFIVQTVQSAKEERSASQEQVERLDVLAGLRKYAQEHVLLVGRPGSGKSTALLRLLLEEAERPLPQPLPDAERGVLAPPSLAGKGVGGLGQIPILVELRYYQTSILDLIRDFLKRHCLLLDTATIEQLLFDGQFLLLVDGINELPSEKARQDLYKFRQDNQKTTPMIFTTRDLGVGGDLGITKKLEMQPLTAEQMQQFVRAYLPAQGEQMLQNLGDRLREFGETPLLLFMLCLLFVETGDIPPNLGLLFRELTQRYKNELKPNVPVKGVSRDHWSWLLQHLAFNMTKGDKLTELNVAILKSKAEEVLTQLLKDEGFNPPRDQASESLKDLLNHDLIQLAANDQIEFRHQLIQEYYTAECLLKLLPSLSDDSLQREYLNYLKWTEPLKLMLELVDDRALAVRVVNLALKVDYQLGAKLAGAAKPELQQQTVDLIPGLKIPLLFKICLLGLTKSEKAISHLNPLLEDENSSVRDSAASALGEIKSEAAIPGLIKLLEHENSSVRYSAASALGEIKSEAAIPGLINLLEHENFDVRYRAASALGEIKSEAAIPGLINLLEHENSSVRYRAASALGQIKSEQAILGLIKLLEHENSSVRYRAASALGQIKSEQAILGLIKLLEHENSDVRYRAASALGEIKSEQAIPGLINLLEHENFDVRYSAASALGEIKSEQAIPGLINLLEHENFDVRYSAASALGEIKSEAAIPGLINLLEHENFDVRYSAASALGEIKSEAAIPGLINLLEHENFDVRDSAASALGEIKSEAAIPGLINLLEHENFDVRYSAASALGEIKSEAAIPGLINLLEDENSDVRYSAASALGEIKSEAAIPGLINLLEDENSPVRRRAASALGQIKSEAAIPGLINLLEDENSPVRRRAASALGQIKSEAAIPGLINLLEDENSSVRYSAASSLGQIKSEQAILGLIKLLEDENSSVRRRAASALGEIKSEQAIPGLIKLLEHEDSDVRYRAASALGEIKSEQAIPGLIKLLEDEDSFVRYRAASALGEIKSEQAILGLINLLEDEDSSVRYRAASTLGQIKSEQAIPGLINLLEDEKSSVRDSAASALGEIKSEQAIPGLINLLEDENSSVRDSAASALGEIKSEQAIPMLMNRLENEEFVSANNGNTLYSALEALEAIQENCQYYRCLTEQKPQLYLPPSQPSKTSLMYILHLSDLHFGTPDEANKWSNQLAMDLKQELQIPHLDALILSGDIANKSTPDEYAAAQKFLDELRQDFSLKFEQIIIAPGNHDLNWQISEEEGYIPTLRKKYQESMDESCVIDDGGAYIAVVDPENHKRRFEHFSNFYQAIKNQPYPLEYEKQYTLDHFPNQNLLILGLNSAWQLDHHYKSRASININALTNALTDIRRNQYYQNCIKIAVWHHPLDSAWEDRIKDQSFMEQLAVAGFRFFLHGHVHKAETSLYRYDMSANGRKLDRICAGTFGAPTRELNPGYPWQYNLLKFADNKLTVYTRRREELNGPWKPDARWLMGAGQNPLPYYEVMMDYT
- a CDS encoding GAF domain-containing protein, whose product is MSLQQRNFGETGDLILGTQNQEQNLPETSAPVGTLARRKGTISTFLAPLTQDTFKQVVTEVEQKLQIVHQTLSMLDSHGFENILQEMLQSITLKTGELLGADRTTIFLLDEEKQELWSIVAAGEGDRSLEIRIPADKGIAGEVATFKQVVNIPFDFYHDPRSIFAQKQEKITGYRTYTMLALPLLSEQGRLVAVVQLLNKLKPYSPPDALLAERIDNQGFTSADEQLFQEFAPSIRLILESSRSFYIATQKQRAAAAMMKAVKSLSQSSLDLEDTLKRVMDEAKELMNADRSTLWLIDRDRHELWTKITQDNGSTKELRVPIGKGFAGIVAASGQKLNIPFDLYDHPDSATAKQIDQQNGYRTCSLLCMPVFNGDQELIGVTQLVNKKKTGEFPPYNPETWPIAPECFQASFDRNDEEFMEAFNIQAGVALQNAQLFATVKQQEQMQRDILRSLSNGVISTDKSGTIIAANESAQRLLGLESEDRLEGKLISEAIAIKEGDFSKWCQDALHGTDLKGRQQYYPDRTLVSTEAAQNSINLSINTIADASDPQQVCGALVVMEDISDEKRLKSTMYRYMTQELAEELLKLDDAKLGGDRKEVSILFSDIRGYTTLTENLEAEEVVSMLNEYFESMVEAVFKHKGTLDKYIGDAIMAVFGSPLPLEEHAWMAVKTSIEMRHRLQEFNQKRYAANKPRINIGIGINSDTVISGNIGSSKRMEFTAIGDGVNLGSRLESVSKQYGCDIILSDNTFKPCQENIWARELDFIRVKGRNEPVSIYELIGLRSDPIASEKLQVIEHYHKGREYYLQRQFSLARAEFANVLAVDKHDKAAMLHLLRCQHWLQSPPTDSEWDEGVWTFQEK